A segment of the Odontesthes bonariensis isolate fOdoBon6 chromosome 8, fOdoBon6.hap1, whole genome shotgun sequence genome:
CGGAAGGACAGCCAGTTAAAGCTGTCAAAAGCAGTTTGTTTACATTCACCTCAATTATGTTAATATTTTATTCTTATTGACATTAATCACAATACTGTTTACAATGAGTGTATCACTGTGAAACTGGTTTAGATCCAGATCCAGTTTCCTCTGGGTTTGGATCTGGTTCTTTTCCGTGTTTAAATCCAGCTGTTTTCTGTGCATAAATCCAGCTGTTTTCTCCTCATAAATCCAGCTGTTTTCTCTGCATAAATCCTGCTGTTTTCTGTGCTTAAATCCAGCTGTTTTCTGTGCATAAATCCAGCTGTTTTCTCCTCATAAATCCAGCTGTTTTCTCTGCATAAATCCTGCTGTTTTCTGTGCTTAAATCCAGCTGTTTTCTGTGCATAAATCCAGCTGTTTTCTCCTCATAAATCCAGCTGTTTTCTCTGCATAAATCCTGCTGTTTTCTATGCATAAATCCAGCTGTTTTCCGTGTTTGAATCCAGCTGTTTTTGATGCATAAATCcagctgttttctgtgtttaaatCCAGTTATTTTCCGTGTTTAAATCCAGCTGTTTTCTCTGCATAAATCcagctgttttctgtgtttaaatCCAGCTGTTTTTGATGCATAAATCCAGCTGTTTTCCGTGTTTGAATCCAGCTGTTTTTGATGCATAAATCCAGTTATTTTCCGTGTTTAAATCCAGCTGTTTTCTCTGCATAAATCCAGCTGTTTTCTGTGCATAAACCCAGCTGTTTTCTCCTCATAAATCCAGCTGTTTTCTGTGCATAAACCcagctgttttctgtgtttaaatCCAGCTGTGTGTCTCCCTCTTGTTTCAGTTGGTCTGGACGCAGCTGGAAAAACAACAATCCTTTATAAGCTGAAGCTCGGAGAAATTGTCACCACCATTCCAACTATTGGTGAGTAATGTCTGAATGAGGACAGGGCTTCCTGTCAGGCTGGACAGCTGCATGGACTCACCTCCAGGTGTGTCTTTATTGCAGAGGGACGGGTGACCTGAATCAGTCTGAGGTCAGGAGTCCAGGTAGATTACACAGAAGCCCTGTAATTGGCTACTGCTCTTCAGTCACAAGCTCTCTTTGTTCTTTTCAAGCACAAATGACTTGGAGCCCAATGCAGGAAACATGAAAACCAACGTCAGGTACTCTGAGGTCATGTGATTCTGAATGATGCGGGGAGCGTTTCCATGGAGACTGTTGCAGTTTGGAGGCTGCTGAGATTAAAGTTGTTGTTTATGAGAAGGATTCTGTTTACTCCACATGGGGGATGTTGTGGGATTTCTCTACCTGCTGGGGGCCTGAACGATTCCTCCAGCAACTCCATGCAAATCATTTTCTTGGTTTAACTCGCACGGATGTGTCATGCTCAGTGTTGGCTGCACACCTGCTGCCTGGCAGCCGCACATTTCAACATTTAAAAGCCAGACTTTATCTGTATTGTAGATATCTGTGATTCAGTTTTCCAAGTCAAGAAGAACAGAACTGATATCCACAACTACGTTCTTGCTCGGACAAATGACGTCACTTTTGCCATTCATGTGTAGGGGTTTGCCTGAATTATGACTCGTAGTAATTCCAGTTTGAGatatctttaaagggatagttcgcctcttttgatatgaagctgtatgacatcccatatcagcaacatcatttctgaacattttcttaccccctgctgcgtcctgtgagcagagttccagcctcgctttggcgttgatgaaggtagtccggctagttggctggggtttaaaaaataaagcgttttgcttctcaaaacaatatgcgttcatttattttcttaatgcGGGTTCAGTTGCATTATACTCTAGCATGCAAGCATTTAACCAGTAGTCCGCCAACAACCAGGGGGCGAACATGGACCTATTCGTTACGCCGCCTAACTGATCCACAAGCAAGTTAAGCGCGCAGCTCGTCactagtgcagccagcagtggtGTCAAGTGATGTCCAACAAAAGTAGGTGTTGTGCAAAGACTGTGCAATAATAattgcatttcagttttattttgtttattccttACATAGTACATTCTTAGCTAGATTTCATTTCGtgattttttaaattgcattctgcactgaaattttttttttatttggaaagAAGTGCAATAAAATTCAGTTGTTTATCGTTGTTCCATAATCATGATTAATAATCGTGATTTCAATTATGATCCAAATAATCgtgattatgattttttttttttccataatcgTGCAGCCCTAACTTGGCACAACTGAATTACAGATATCTCTGTATTTCGTTTCGCCTCCTCACATTTACGTTACGTTCTTCACATCCCGGAAACAGCATAGGTACTGAGCTGGAAAACACCTGCAGGGATGGGTGGTTGGTTGATTGATTCCAAGGGAAATTCTATCGAGTGTCGGGAATTCTGAGGATGAAAGTGGCCCCAgagtggaaacatgtggaaccCCAGAAACGGTGTTCAGTTCTCTGTAAACTataggaggaggagaagaagtaaACTCAGATTTAAAGTCTGTCAGAGGCCAGCTGCTGGTCTGCACATGCTCAGTAGGTGTTTCACATGTCAcctggtgtgtgtgtttcaggctTCAACGTAGAGACGGTGGAGTACAAgaacatctgcttcacagtgtGGGATGTCGGCGGTCAGGACAAGATCAGACCTCTGTGGAGACACTACTTCCAGAACACACAGGTAGGTGAGACTCAGGTGCACTCCTGATCCGGTCACATGACCAGAACTTGGTGGGTGAAGAGTTCAGAGTGCAAGCTTCATATTTGAGCTGGTTACTGGGAGCAGCCGTCACTCAATGAATGAGACGAACAGCCGACTGGGAACATCACACCGAGTTTGCAAAAAGAGAACAAACTGAACCAGAGACCCCGTGTCGATAGGACACTCGACGTGAGACCCGGCGCCCCGTGTCGATACGACACTCGACGTGAGACCCGGCGCCCCGTGTCGATAGGACACTCGACAGGAGACCCGGCTCCCCGTGTCGATAGGACACTCGACGTGAGACCCGGCGCCCCGTGTCGATAGGACACTCGACGTGAGACCCGGCGCCCCGTGTCGATAGGACACTCGACAGGAGACCCGGCGCCCCGTGTCGATAGGACACTCGACGTGAGACCCGGCGCCCTGTGTCGATAGGACACTCGACAGGAGACCCGGCGCCCCGTGTCGATAGGACACTCGACAGGAGACCCGGCGCCCCGTGTCGATAGGACACTCGACAGGAGACCCGGCGCCCAGTGTCGATAGGACACTCGAGGTAGACCCGGCTCCCCGTGTCGATAGGACACTCGACAGGAGACCCGGCGCCCCGTGTCGATAGGACACTCGAGGTAGACCCGGCGCCCCGTGTCGATAGGACACTCGACAGGAGACCCGGCGCCCCGTGTCGATAGGACACTCGAGGTAGACCCGGCGCCCCGTGTCGATAGGACACTCGAGGTAGACCCGGCGCCCCGTGTCGATAGGACACTCGAGGTAGACCCGGCGCCCCGTGTCGATAGGACACTCGACAGGAGACCCGGCGCCCCATGTCGATAGGACACTCGAGGTAGACCTGGCTCCCCGTGTCGATAGGACACTCGACAGGAGACCCGGCGCCCCGTGTCGATAGGACACTCGAGGTAGACCGGGCTCCCCGTGTCGATAGGACACTCGACAGGAGACCCGGCGCCCCGTGTCGATAGGACACTCGAGGTAGACCCGGCGCCCCGTGTCGATAGGACACTCGAGGTAGACCCGGCTCCCCGTGTCGATAGGACACTCGACAGGAGACCCGGCGCCCCGTGTCGATAGGACACTCGAGGTAGACCCGGCGCCCCGTGTCGATAGGACACTCGAGGTAGACCCGGCGCCCCGTGTCGATAGGACACTCGAGGTAGACCCGGCTCCCCGTGTCGATAGGACACTCGACAGGAGACCCGGCGCCCCGTGTCGATAGGACACTCGAGGTAGACCCGGCGCCCCGTGTCGATAGGACACTCGAGGTAGACCCGGCGCCCCGTGTCGATAGGACACTCGAGGTAGACCCGGCTCCCCGTGTCGATAGGACACTCGAGGTAGACCCGGCTCCCCGTGTCGATAGGACACTCGACAGGAGACCCGGCGCCCCGTGTCGATAGGACACTCGACAGGAGACCCGGCTCCCCGTGTCGATAGGACACTCGACGTGAGACCCGGCGCCCCGTGTCGATAGGACACTCGACGTGAGACCCGGCGCCCCGTGTCGATAGGACACTCGACGTGAGACCCGGCGCCCCGTGTCGATAGGACACTCGACGTGAGACCCGGCGCCCCGTGTCGATAGGACACTCGACAGGAGACCCGGCGCCCCGTGTCGATAGGACACTCGACAGGAGACCCGGCGCCCCGTGTCGATAGGACACTCGACAGGAGACCCGGCTCCCCGTGTCGATAGGACACTCGACGTGAGACCCGGCGCCCCGTGTCGATAGGACACTCGACGTGAGACCCGGCGCCCCGTGTCGATAGGACACTCGACAGGAGACCCGGCGCCCCGTGTCGATAGGACACTCGACGTGAGACCCGGCGCCCCGTGTCGATAGGACACTCGACAGGAGACCCGGCGCCCCGTGTCGATAGGACACTCGACGTGAGACCCGGCGCCCCGTGTCGATAGGACACTCGACAGGAGACCCGGCGCCCCGTGTCGATAGGACACTCGACAGGAGACCCGGCGCCCCGTGTCGATAGGACACTCGACAGGAGACCCGGCTCCCCGTGTCGATAGGACACTCGACGTGAGACCCGGCGCCCCGTGTCGATAGGACACTCGACGTGAGACCCGGCGCCCCGTGTCGATAGGACACTCGACAGGAGACCCGGCGCCCCGTGTCGATAGGACACTCGACGTGAGACCCGGCGCCCCGTGTCGATAGGACACTCGACAGGAGACCCGGCGCCCCGTGTCGATAGGACACTCGACAGGAGACCCGGCGCCCCGTGTCGATAGGACACTCGACAGGAGACCCGGCGCCCCGTGTCGATAGGACACTCGACGTGAGACCCGGCGCCCCGTGTCGATAGGACACTCGACAGGAGACCCGGCGCCCCGTGTCGATAGGACACTCGACAGGAGACCCGGCGCCCCGTGTCGATAGGACACTCGACGTGAGACCCGGCGCCCCGTGTCGATAGGACACTCGACGTGAGACCCGGCGCCCCGTGTCGATAGGACACTCGACAGGAGACCCGGCGCCCCGTGTCGATAGGACACTCGAGGTAGACCCGGCGCCCCGTGTCGATAGGACACTCGACAGGAGACCCGGCGCCCCGTGTCGATAGGACACTCGAGGTAGACCCGGCGCCCCGTGTCGATAGGACACTCGACAGGAGACCCGGCGCCCCGTGTCGATAGGACACTCGAGGTAGACCCGGCGCCCCGTGTCGATAGGACACTCGAGGTAGACCCGGCTCCCCGTGTCGATAGGACACTCGACAGGAGACCCGGCGCCCCGTGTCGATAGGACACTCGAGGTAGACCCGGCGCCCCGTGTCGATAGGACACTCGAGGTAGACCCGGCGCCCCGTGTCGATAGGACACTTGAGGTAGACCCGGCTCCCCGTGTCGATAGGACACTCGAGGTAGACCCGGCTCCCCGTGTCGATAGGACACTCGAGGTAGACCCGGCTCCCCGTGTCGATAGGACACTCGAGGTAGACCCGGCTCCCCGTGTCGATAGGACACTCGACAGGAGACCCAGCTCCCCGTGTCGATAGGACACTCGAGGTAGACCCGGCTCCCCGTGTCGATAGGACACTCGACAGGAGACCCGGCGCCCCGTGTCGATAGGACACTCGAGGTAGACCCGGCTCCCCGTGTCGATAGGACACTCGACAGGAGACCCGGCTCCCCGTGTCGATAGGACACTCGAGGTAGACCCGGCTCCCCGTGTCGATAGGACACTCGAGGTGAGACCCGGCTCCCCGTGTCGATAGGACACTCGAGGTGAGACCCGGCTCCCCGTGTCGATAGGACACTCGAGGTGAGACCCGGCGGGCCGTGGCGACAGGACACTCGAGGTGAGACCCGGCGGGCCGTGGCGACAGGACACTGTTGCGGGTCTGAATTAATCGGCGTGTGGTTCCGTTGCAGGGTCTGATCTTCGTGGTGGACAGTAACGACAGAGAGAGAGTTGCTGAGTCAGCAGAGGAGCTCTCCAAGATGGTAAGTTCCACATTGATATTTTAACAGATCAATGGCTTCATTGATCAGCAGCTCAGTCACACTGAAATCATATGACTCCTCAGATCCAGGAGGATGAGCTGAAGGAGGCAGTGCTTCTGGTGTTTGCTAACAAACAGGATCTTCCCAACGCCATGGGGGTCAGCGAACTCACCGACAAACTGGGCCTGCACAGCCTGCGCAGCAGAACCGTAAGAACTGATCGATAATCAATCATCTGTatgtatgtttatgcatttggcaggcGCGTTTATCCCAGGGCTAGGGCTAGGTGAAGGACAGGTAGGGGGATCACCCACATCAGGCATGATAATTCCTcacctttcggcgaaattcgccgttttgGTCCCAAAATAGGTGACTTGTGTGAATCGTGTAGAtctgaagagttttttttttttttttggggggggggggtataggCTACAAATGGTTACAGCCAATCGAGATTAATAGCTATTATATATAGCGGTTCTTTTCTGATCAGCTGGTACAACCCACTCCTGGTTGCCAGTCCTCGCTTACGAGTATTCCACTGATTCAGACAGCAAAgtcacatttttattgattgacATGGCAACTCATTTCCCGCTGGATCTAAACTGACTGATGGAATAATCCGCAATGGCTCTGGATCTGAACAACAcgttttagggtgaaagctGCTAAATGGAAAAGTCGCACGGTTGTGTTGCTGTTACGTGTTGAGGTAACTCGCTTACTGTGGCAAACATGTGCACATAAATGTTATTCTAACATGCGTGCTGAAAATCAAGTTTAGGGCAACACGTTATCTGGCTCATGACTGCTGCAGATGATAAATACTAGTTGTTACCTGCTAGCCTGCTTTTGCGAGACGAGTCATATGGAAACTAAGCTCAGTGGTGTTGAATGGAGAAATTCCTTGTTCACGCTGGATGGTTTTAAAAAACAGCAGACTTGATTTGGGCGTTTTTTGATAGTTAGAAAGCcgagattgtttttttgtttttttttcaactgaggagCTCTCTTGACATGGGTTAAGTCACTGTTCGCTACAACTTGTCTTGAACACCGTGAGAGCTAGCTAAAGCTCCGGTAGAAATGATTAGCTCCTGTTCGCTCGATATTGTTAAGGCCGTAGCCAGCTATGAGGAAAGCGAGGTCTGGACCTCGGTAATTTTcagggatttttttaaattattttttttttaatctcggtTTTCGCATACACGTTTCAATTGACGTTTGTGTTGACATCACTTTCGTGAATGTGTGAGTGCGTGGTACCATTTGAAAGGTCTGTTTCTGCCCTTTCCAACGGTGTGTATAACACGTGTGCGCCCCGTATTCGGTGAGAAAAGTACCGTCAACATAGTAGCTGCATACCAGTAATCAGTAATAGAAAAATTAGACGAATTTGACGAACGATTTCCTCGGCCACTCTGCAGTGCAGCGGCGATTGCTATATACTGACGGAAAGCTCAGCTCGAGCTCTTTAGAATGATATGATTGTTATATCGGTGTCATGTATGGTTCGTGAATAAAGAAGCAGAGAAGCATAGGTGCGCTTTTGAAAGAGCACCTTGTTATAGCAATGCACATTTATGTAGGCTGGAGACTATTTTTCACATCCAATTTAGTAATGAATTCAATATTGCCCATAAATCTTTATAGGTTGTTTAGCAACAGCTATAGCCTACAAtatgcatctatccatctatatttAACTCTATTTTTTATATTGGTTAGTTAGCCTTACTCTATGCCTGGCCAAATGGCCTTTGCTTGTACCAAACATTTCTATAGGCTTGCATTGGGAAATAATCAGGTTCTTTTTAGCAATGGGTTCTTGTTACATTataatggtttattttgctactagcctcaatgtgcaacactgctatatattaaaaactatataatttaaaatatatatatatatatatatatatatattggacCTCGCCTAttccaaaatcctggctacggccCTGATTGTTAATACAGTTAGTGTCAAGCTTGTTTTTAACGCTACGTAACAGAAACACTGGTCGCCAGTAATGTTATTTATTGATTCATTGAAATGTAATGGTTTCAAGCCGCCTAAAAATAGCGAACACCGCCCGTCTCGCTCTAAATTAAACACCAGGGTGAAATGATATCTGGTAGTCCAGTGGTTAGTTCTACCCAAATGTGAGAAACAGTGATTGGCCATTCTATTTGCTCTCAAAAGTGCTAGTGTTATGACACCACACCACTAATCTAAATTAAGAGTGACATTTACTTACGACCAATTACTGTTCTGACATCTGGGTAACCATGttacagaaaccagctcttCTTTTAACACTGGCCCAAAGGTGGTAAATTTAAGCTCAGTGTGGCTGGTAGAAAATAAAACGTACTAGCCATTTTGTGTTTGGCTAGTAACATTAATATCTTCTTGTCATTTTGGGTGGTGGTGAAAAAAGTTCATTTCGAGCCCTGTTTACAGTTAATACTGATGTTCCATTTGAACTAACACAAAATATTCTTGCAGGATGAGTGTATTAACAGAGGAGGATGCTGCAGCTGTGAAGCAGATAGACTCAGGGATCAAGTGCAGCTGGAGATGGGCTTGGGTCAAACTTGAGGGAAAGGTTTGCGTGAAGGGGCAGGAGGTGTCCTTCAACATAGGGGATGTTttccataaaataaacaaactggCCAGGTGTGTCCTCTGCCAGAAGGAGATCAACTATGGCAATAAGGGCAGCCATGCCTTGATGGCTCATGTGCAGACCGACATCCACAAAAAGAAGCTGGAAACTATTGCTTCAACACATAGTTTGCATAGTTTGATCCCAGAACAAGCAGGGCCGAGCCAGGCAACTCAGGGCCCAGATCTAATCAGGCAGCAGTTGCAAGGGAAGGTGGCAGTGCCGGTTGTGAAACAGTGTTGGTGAACAAAGCTCGTCATACCCCGCCCCCTGGGCCGCGCGCGCTCTTCTCACCTTTTTAACCCCTGACCCATTTTCATGCCTGCCACATGAAATCTTACCACGACACCATCCGGTTACCAGAGCTTGGTAAGATTTTTATCCGGAACCGCTGGTTCCCTCTTAGACTAAGCTGGTCCAGGTCTGGTTTGGAACCAGTTGCTGGTCTACAGAACTAATCCTCAGAACCAACTTTGAGCAGGAAACTGGTTCCAGATAAGAACCACGGGTCGATGGAGACCCACTAGAACTATTTAGTTAAGATCCAGGACCTATGCCTGAGTCCAGTCTGTCCAATCCAACAATAAAAACTGAAGAAGAGCTGAGGGTTCCTCTGTGGAGATAAGccacattcccactgtaggaacctttggcagttcttgtaaccttttcaggaacggggccattttttttccctcattcgaacacacaggaactagggaccccggccctcagttcctggaaccattttagctccttctcctcagctggctCTGTTCTAGGTTCCACATCTGGAACACAtctgtattttctaagcgcgcgaacctaagtggtgggcaactggagctggaTCCCATTGAAAaccctgtgttttgtctgccacttttttgcccaaaatgcctcagttttgtgccgtttttggatgtagcaatcggtctaaccgagagaagggaaagggttactatagagtacctaaggtaatcgcccatagaggtgagaaatggaaaaaaactcacagaacaaccccacaaaaagtggatagttaacctacgtttacagactggaggggctgaatctgcaaatgctcgtgtctgcggtgaccacttcgtcaaaggtatgagCGAAATCTAAatgtttagtagtagtgcagtaaagtattatgttgttaaatgccagtCAACAGTAaagtaatacgggctacgtttgggctttgttttgaaggctgccccagcgcgttgttggctactgagtcagtggactgggctccgacggtcaagctgggttacccaaacacagagctaagacaccgccatcggtgtttcatgcgatctctgagagtggttgatctaaaccaaacaaatttgtcacgtcgtcacaatcttcacgtttcagtagtatccacgaagtgcttaagtgctaacagcgcacattagctcccaggttcatgacaacagaatcgctcgctctctctctcttgtgcattaggctaacaaagacacaatgtcagcatttggatatttggatctcggcattttatcaaatcatttttgattgttatttgagtaccaacattcacagctcggcgttcaacatgttaagttctgatttactgcccagccctgcactacacactgtATTTTCTattgggataatgcaccataaacaacacagaaaacaaacttaccctggccaacaccaaaacacaatcattctgtagacgttttactccgag
Coding sequences within it:
- the LOC142385676 gene encoding ADP-ribosylation factor 4; the protein is MGLTISSLFSRLFGKKQMRILMVGLDAAGKTTILYKLKLGEIVTTIPTIGFNVETVEYKNICFTVWDVGGQDKIRPLWRHYFQNTQGLIFVVDSNDRERVAESAEELSKMIQEDELKEAVLLVFANKQDLPNAMGVSELTDKLGLHSLRSRTWHVQATCATQGTGLYEGLDWLSNELSKR